Proteins encoded together in one Triticum dicoccoides isolate Atlit2015 ecotype Zavitan chromosome 7B, WEW_v2.0, whole genome shotgun sequence window:
- the LOC119335499 gene encoding WPP domain-interacting protein 3-like — MAVTATDMDRMANGAVESSAESLAAEAPPEARTKGRGLRRWRRIQREHRAEGPAAPATDAGGRGGADDDAAQLHKRRLPLGPAAPPKGKHEVAVEKAESSTASVESRFVPLEQAPAPAPAKLDPDLGLLVCSVGFSVGAGGADSDNSEDRSSKSSTAASAPRHDFPRERDRLRAHTATSIHGKNHRTARARADRQSAHTAFSVAKAKADNSRSSVESDRRSSNAIHGRKQGVGSIGNDIHKELSDGDDHSDEGQPSDEMRSTAGGYCRQSGSNVVGKLGGGNGDSGDADVEDTCEEGGVVGKGEIGLEMNSCANPYAESILLLQRTQEALENEIRNFVVIGKESTDDLDARNDEWSNSLHIEESVEEANEKRKDLESRMEQASALIKEKDSRILELEALSRTRAWRSAIQSANNQLLQPDVDQLLQEKMEAEIQFIILTRASQTWTLVAEDRKALCEEQKCLLGDYKELELKLRSAENRAAILGEMVEKLEAQCKELSASAEILQLQSRTSTASLLCFSQFILLLIAVGIYVMRLSPSSTELVPT, encoded by the exons ATGGCAGTCACCGCGACCGACATGGACCGCATGGCGAACGGCGCCGTCGAGTCCTCCGCCGAGTCCCTGGCCGCGGAGGCGCCTCCGGAGGCCAGGACCAAAGGCCGCGGGCTCCGTCGGTGGCGCCGTATCCAGCGGGAGCACCGCGCGGAAGGCCCCGCTGCCCCCGCCACCGACGCTGGTGGCAGAGGTGGTGCAGATGACGACGCGGCACAGCTCCACAAGCGCCGGCTGCCCCTCGGCCCCGCCGCGCCCCCCAAGGGGAAGCACGAGGTGGCCGTCGAGAAGGCGGAGAGCTCCACCGCTTCCGTCGAGTCCCGCTTCGTCCCACTGGAGCAGGCGCCGGCGCCAGCGCCAGCGAAGCTGGACCCGGATCTCGGCCTGCTCGTCTGCTCCGTCGGCTTCTCGGTCGGCGCAGGCGGCGCTGACTCCGACAACAGCGAGGACCGGAGCAGCAAGTCCTCCACCGCCGCGAGCGCCCCGCGCCACGACTTCCCGCGCGAGCGAGACAGGCTGCGTGCTCACACCGCCACCTCCATCCACGGGAAGAATCACCGGACCGCGCGCGCGCGAGCCGACAGGCAGAGCGCTCACACAGCCTTCTCCGTGGCCAAGGCCAAGGCCGATAACTCTCGTTCGAGCGTCGAGTCCGACCGCCGCAGCTCTAATGCCATCCACGGCCGGAAACAGGGGGTCGGCAGCATCGGCAATGACATCCACAAGGAACTTTCTGATGGTGATGACCACAGcgatgaagggcagccaagcgatgAGATGCGATCAACAGCTGGAGGTTACTGCAGGCAGAGTGGCAGTAATGTGGTGGGAAAATTGGGTGGGGGAAATGGTGATTCTGGTGATGCTGATGTTGAGGACACATGTGAAGAGGGGGGTGTTGTTGGGAAGGGCGAGATCGGATTAGAGATGAACTCATGTGCTAACCCATATGCGGAATCTATTTTGTTACTTCAGAGAACGCAGGAAGCTCTTGAGAATG AGATACGGAACTTTGTGGTGATCGGGAAAGAATCCACCGATGATCTTGATGCACGCAATGATGAATGGAGCAACTCGCTCCACATTGAGGAATCTGTTGAAGAAGCAAATGAAAAGAGAAAGGATCTTGAGTCAAGGATGGAACAAGCATCAGCActgatcaaggagaaggattcaagaATACTTGAACTAGAAGCTCTCAGCCGGACGAGGGCATGGAGAAGTGCAATTCAGAGTGCTAACAACCAGCTGTTGCAGCCGGATGTTGATCAACTGCTCCAGGAGAAGATGGAAGCGGAGATTCAGTTTATCATCCTGACAAGAGCCTCTCAAACCTGGACCCTCGTTGCCGAGGATCGGAAAGCTCTCTGCGAGGAGCAGAAATGTCTGCTTGGTGACTACAAGGAGCTCGAACTCAAACTGCGTAGTGCCGAGAACCGAGCAGCAATACTaggggagatggtggagaagctggaGGCGCAATGCAAAGAGCTCTCTGCGAGTGCAGAGATCTTGCAGCTGCAGTCTAGAACAAGCACCGCGTCACTCTTATGTTTCAGCCAGTTTATACTGCTGCTTATTGCCGTAGGCATCTATGTTATGCGCCTCTCGCCATCCTCGACCGAGTTAGTACCTACGTGA